From the genome of Halorussus caseinilyticus, one region includes:
- a CDS encoding sulfatase-like hydrolase/transferase, translated as MTSIAIVVLDTLRYDAFRDAFDWLDGRWFTAAYSTSHRTIPAHASLLTGRYASEVGVHGKSPSLDCDRPVLTERLRDAGYRTRMFTGNPEIYRYDGWERGFDQRVGQASLGLSDDAFDWASFGYDTDREGPLLYLDALLRVLSGDCATLPSLREGYRLFTRSRVYGGGDGLRRRVRRTDFGDDDFLLANLMTAHTPYYPPDSGDPVVVLAADALTGSVENPDRVRRAYRAGVEHLSDLYREVYADLRKSFDYVVTLSDHGELLGERGMWNHSLGLDPELVRVPLVVSGDDVEPGVCDEVASLLDVHRTVADLAGVEIESRGRNLLESPAPVARLVEYHGLVPFRDRQFERRGVPRAERDRWDRPLDGFVAPDGFYGTRPRTDFGRSATSANRPATSPKATPESPSDRNDDWPNWSRPSTGGKSIARTLWSPRTFGTASKTSGTREREL; from the coding sequence GCCTCGCTGTTGACCGGGCGCTACGCCAGCGAAGTCGGCGTCCACGGGAAATCCCCGTCGCTCGACTGCGACCGACCGGTCCTGACCGAGCGACTTCGAGACGCTGGCTACCGGACTCGGATGTTCACCGGTAATCCCGAAATTTACCGGTACGACGGGTGGGAACGGGGATTCGACCAGCGCGTCGGGCAGGCGAGCCTCGGACTCTCCGACGACGCCTTCGACTGGGCATCGTTCGGGTACGACACCGACCGCGAGGGGCCGTTGCTCTACCTCGATGCGCTTTTGCGCGTCCTGTCGGGCGACTGCGCGACACTCCCCTCGCTTCGGGAGGGGTACCGACTGTTCACCCGGTCGCGGGTCTACGGCGGCGGCGACGGACTCCGCAGGCGAGTCCGGCGGACCGACTTCGGCGACGACGATTTTCTGCTCGCCAACCTCATGACCGCTCACACGCCGTACTACCCGCCTGACAGCGGCGACCCCGTGGTGGTGCTGGCCGCCGACGCGCTCACGGGGTCCGTCGAAAATCCCGACCGTGTTCGGCGGGCGTACCGGGCGGGAGTAGAGCATCTCTCGGACCTCTACCGTGAGGTGTACGCCGACCTCCGCAAATCGTTCGACTACGTGGTGACGCTCTCGGACCACGGCGAACTCCTCGGCGAGCGAGGGATGTGGAACCACTCGCTGGGTCTCGACCCGGAACTCGTGCGGGTTCCGCTGGTCGTCTCCGGCGACGACGTGGAACCGGGCGTCTGCGACGAGGTAGCGAGTCTGCTGGACGTGCATCGAACCGTCGCGGACCTCGCGGGCGTCGAAATCGAATCCCGCGGTCGGAACCTGCTCGAATCGCCCGCCCCAGTCGCTCGACTCGTAGAGTACCACGGACTCGTCCCGTTCCGCGACCGGCAGTTCGAGCGCCGAGGCGTGCCTCGGGCGGAACGCGACCGGTGGGACCGACCGCTCGACGGGTTCGTCGCGCCCGACGGCTTCTACGGTACGAGACCCCGGACGGATTTCGGTCGGTCGGCGACGAGCGCCAATCGGCCAGCGACGAGTCCGAAGGCGACTCCGGAGTCGCCTTCGGACCGGAACGACGACTGGCCGAACTGGTCGCGTCCATCGACCGGCGGGAAGTCGATAGCGAGGACGTTATGGTCGCCGAGGACGTTCGGAACCGCCTCGAAGACCTCGGGTACGCGTGAGCGCGAACTTTAG